From Mucilaginibacter gotjawali:
ATTCAGGCGTAACTATTTGATCGGCATCCAAACATATGCCCCATGGGGTTTGAACCGGGAAATTTTTCAGTGCGAAGTCCCATTGCGCCGGGTGGTTTACAAAAGGATTTTGCAAAATCTTTGCCCCAAATTCTTCTGCAATGGATACCGTGTTATCAGTACTGCCAGAATCCAGCACAAAAACAGCGGCATCTAAATCTTTAACAGATTGCAGCAGGCGCGGAAGATGAACCTCCTCGTTAAATGTAATAATGATAAAAGTAAACTGCTGGTTCAATTTAGTTTTGCCTTAATGATCATCGATTTCCAGAAATAAGGCACGCGCCCGCAGCCTTTAAACGCCGTTACGGTAAAACCTGCATCGGTTAAAAGCCTGCTCAACGTAGCTTTCGACCAAAATTTGATATGCCCGCCATGCCAGCCCGGGCTTAAATGGAGGTCCCATTTATTAAAAAGGCTGAGCGATAGGTTTTTTAAATAACCATGATATGGGGTGGTGATGATCAGCTCACCCTTGCCGTTCAATGAATCTTTGCAGAACCGGATAAAGCCCGCCGGATCGTACAAGTGCTCGATCACTTCTGTGGAAATAACGGTATCAAACTTTAAGCCCTGCAGCTCTTCCGGCAGTTTGCCCGTTGAGAGGTCCTGGATAAAAAACCTGCCGGGACTAGCTTGCCTGGCTATATGAATTCCCTCTTCCGAGGCATCCGTTCCATAAGCATTAAAGCCTTGTGAAATTAAGCAATTGGCCAGATAGCCATTTCCGCAACCCAAATCCAGGATGCAGGTGTTTGTGTTTTTATCCAGCAATGATAGCAAAGGGTCCTGCAGGTAGCTAAAGGTATGGGCAGGTGCATCGGTATGAAAGCCGTAATCTTTGTATTCCGTCATTTTTCGATCAATTCTTCATAAAGGTCCGCATACTTTTTCACTAAATGCGTTTCATTAAAATCATCGGCGATGATACCGGGAGCAAACTCCCTGATCCTGTTCAAACCATCTTTATCGTTTATGGCAATATTGTTGATATGCCAGGCTACCGACGCAGGGTTGGCATGACAGAGCCAGCCGAGATTGTTTACATTCACATAATCCTCCAGGCCTACTTCTTCGCTGATCAATACCGCAGTACCCACACTCAGGCTTTCAATTACCGCGTTGCCGAAGTTCTCATCGTATGAGGGCAGCACGAAAAGGTCATGAGCGTATAACAAGTCGAATTTATTTTCATTTTGAAAGCCGAGCCAATCGATCTTATCTGCCAAATAATTTTCTGCTGCCAGCTTTTTTAAGGAGTCAACATAATCCGGATCGCCGTCACCTGCAACCGTAAGCTTGTATGGGATAGTGACAGACGGCAATGCTTTGATCAGCAGATCCAGCCCCTTTTTTTCTTCAATCCTTGAAAAGAATAATAATTTAAAAACCGGCGATGGTTCTCTGGCGGCAAAATGCTGTTGTTCGGGCAGCTTTACAAAGTTTGGCAATACTGTCATGCTTTGGGGACTGAACAGGCTGCTTACGGCATCCGCCTCTCTTTTGGAGGTAGCGTGGATATGGCATTTTTTTAATAACGTTTTACCGAGCAAATGATGGATTGCCCATTTAACGCCAATATTTTTGTTTTGAAAGGAATAAGGACTCAATGTCCCTCTTGCCGAAAGCAATACCGGCACCTTGTTTTTGAGCGCGATGAGACATGAGAAAATCGACACTAAATTCCACCATGCGTTGATATGAACCAGGTCAAAGCTTTTCGCCTCGCCGCGTAATTGCTTAAAAAGCGCGGGCGAATAATGGCTGTGATCTTTGGTAATTCTTTTAAAATAAGTCACAGGCACGCCATCCACCATCACCTTTTCGCCGGGAGTTACCGGCAACTCTTCTCTCCCGTTAGCAGTAGTAGCATACACTTCAGTATCTACACCGGCCTTTACCAGGTTTTCGGCCAGCATAGAGACCGACATGGTTGGCCCGCCATAAATAAAAGCGGGTTTATACGCCGCGCAGATCTGCAAAGTTCTCAAACCTCTTCCAGTACTCCCGTATATCTTAAAATCCTGAAAATAACATACATACTGATATAACTCCAGAAAACTGAGTTAACCAGGAACTCAAAACTCAAGCCCCGCCAAAAAATCTGGAAAAGCCCGCTGAAAATAAGCGCTGTACCCAAAGTATATCCGCCAAAAAGGTATTCGGCCTTTAGTGATATGAGTTGTGCTATTGCGCCATAAAAAAACAAGCCGATCAAAATGCCAGGTATCCCCCACGAGAGATAAGCATCTACAATATAGGCTGGCTTTGCGGATACGTTGGCCCCCCTCCTGATCACACCAGCATCGTAAACCCGTTCCATTACCAATTCTTCGGTACTTGGTTTTGATGGCCAGAAAGCACGCGGAACTACAGCTATTGCCGATTGCTTTAAAAGCTGCAAGCCATAAAAGTCGATATTTGACGGCGTAGATTGGACAAATTCATTGAACATGTCCACTTCGCTGAGCCTGTAAACCAAAAAACCCCAATTGGAATCATCTCCTGATTGTTCGCTTTTTATCGTGGCATCCAGCGCCAGTTTATAGGCATCGTCTGCATCAACATCCCCCGACCAATTGTTTTCCCTAAACACCTGGTTATAGGTGGGCAGAAAAATAAACAGGATCAGCAAAGCCGGCACAAAAATAACTGTTACCAGCTTTTTATAATTTGGATATAAAAACAAACCCAATACCAACACGCTGATAATGATCGGCTCTTTAAACCCGGAGATCAATGCCTCGTAAAAGTTGGATATGTATAAGAGAACGCAAAAAGCTGTGTTCCATATTTTTTTCAGTGGGATCGCAAATGCCAGCGCAAGCGTGCCTGCAATAAAGCTGAGGGAACTGAACTGGAAATAAAATTGCTGTAAGCCGGAGATCCTTAAAAACAGCACCGATAAAGGCAAGGTAACAATTGCAGTTATAAATAACATATTTGCAATTTTTTCCTTTTCGATAAAATATTTTTTTTGACGGGGTATTTCATAAACGCAAGAATACCTGTCACAAAAGCCGCATGGCCTAAAACGTAATACCGCTGGCAAAGCGCAGTTAGTTCAACTTTTTGATGATCAATAACAAAATAAATGTTATCCGTTTTTTGAAAATTGTCGTACCCCAATAGGTTCAAAAAATAAAATATGGAGCTCCATGACATATACCCGGCGAAAATGATCTGCACCAAGAAAATAGGCCGCATTACCTGCTCTGCGATGGGTCTGTCTTTTGGCAGGGGCTTTACCCAACCACTCAAAGTGAGGTAAAAAATCAAATTTGTCCCGATCCATGCGATGAAATACGACAATACAGGATCAGATTGAAATAACAACGCTATCCCAAAGGGTAAAAATAAAACCAGGTACCTTTCGATAGGTTGATTTTTATCCATTATCTACTGCAGTTTCAATAACGTTAACCTGTTCTTCAATTGTCCATTTTTCAACCAGGTTTTTTGATTTTCTTCCCATTTCCGCCAAAGCATTTTTTCCTGCACAAATGAGTTTATTCAGCTTTTCCGCCAGGTCGGCAATTGTGCCGGCATTAAAGATCTCACCGTTTTCACCGGGTATAACCAGGTCCGCTGCGGCCCCAACTTTATCCGAAGCCAGGATGGCTTTCCCCGCTGCCATAGCTTCGTTAATGGCCAGCCCCCAGGTTTCACCAGGCCCTTTTGAGGGCAGGCAAAACAAATCGCAGGCCTTGAAAACTACCGGCATTTGCGTTTGATTCTGAAAATCCATAAAATGAACGCGGCTGTTCTTTTCAGCTTTCAATATTAATTGCTCCTCCAGCGGGCCATTGCCTGCAAAAAGTAAATGTAACCCTGCTTTGTCCAGGTTTAAAAAAGCTTCCAGTAATAAAACCGGCGATTTTTTTTCTTCAAATTTCCCTGCAAAGAGGACGAGGATTTCGTCATCTTCAATGCCCAGGTTTCTTCTTAATAACAACGCCTCTTCATTCCCGCCTGCAGCAAACCGCCCGTTATCAATGGCGTGCGGCGCAAAACTCAGCTGCTCATCATCTATCCCGTATTTTTTAAAATAGTTTCTGGCATTTGTGCCTGGATAAAACGCATGATCAACATGCCGGTAAACCCATTTTAAAAATATTGTTTTCAGGATGGCTTTCACCCCTTTTTCTTCATCCAGCAAAGTAGAATCCCCCCTGAAGAAAACCGGCAGCTTATTTTTAAAATAACGGAGCACTTTTAAGTGGCTTTGAAAACCCCATCCATAAATAAGGAGGGCATCGGGCTGCCAGTTTTTTATTTGATCGACCAGGCCGGGGTTTACAATCCCCTTAAAATGATGCGTACCCGGATCTTTCGAGGTATTTTCCACCCATTCATAGGAGTATCCTTCCAACAAAGGTATATCCCATTTTATCTTTTTATTAAAGCCGGGGTCAAATTTGTCAGCAGACGCCTCGCCCCAGGTATAAAAAACCCTGATATCCAGTTTAGCCCTTTTGTGGAGTAATTGAAATACGGGCGCGTAGTATTGAATGGGATGCGTAGTTATGATGGCCAGTTTTTTCATTTCGAAGAAAGATTCCCTATTGAAAGAAACGGCTTTTCAAATAAATTAAAACTCAATAAAGAAAGCGGATATAAGATAACTGCGCTTATGGTCATGGTAACTAACGGGGCTGATATACCTTTAAGACCAGGCGCATATTTTATTACAAATTCAGCAACAACCGGGATAATTAATGCATGTAACAAATAGAAACTATAAGATATTCTTCCCATTTTTTTAAATAACACATTCCCGAGTACCAAATTCAGCCATTTGACTGAAGTTACTGATAAATACAAAATGCCGGCAAACCCAAACCCCATTAATGTAAAACCAGCTAGTTTAAATAAATTATAGAATTCAGCTGAAAGAGACAATATGGCATTGGATACGAGGATCCTGCCCAAATAAGTAACAGCTATAAATGCAGCCAGCCATGCCACCCGGTTTAGCAACACAAAATCCTTCTTTAATAACAACCTCGCCGAGAGAATACCGCAACCAAATTCAGCACTTCTGAAAA
This genomic window contains:
- a CDS encoding XrtY-associated glycosyltransferase XYAG1 → MRTLQICAAYKPAFIYGGPTMSVSMLAENLVKAGVDTEVYATTANGREELPVTPGEKVMVDGVPVTYFKRITKDHSHYSPALFKQLRGEAKSFDLVHINAWWNLVSIFSCLIALKNKVPVLLSARGTLSPYSFQNKNIGVKWAIHHLLGKTLLKKCHIHATSKREADAVSSLFSPQSMTVLPNFVKLPEQQHFAAREPSPVFKLLFFSRIEEKKGLDLLIKALPSVTIPYKLTVAGDGDPDYVDSLKKLAAENYLADKIDWLGFQNENKFDLLYAHDLFVLPSYDENFGNAVIESLSVGTAVLISEEVGLEDYVNVNNLGWLCHANPASVAWHINNIAINDKDGLNRIREFAPGIIADDFNETHLVKKYADLYEELIEK
- a CDS encoding class I SAM-dependent methyltransferase yields the protein MTEYKDYGFHTDAPAHTFSYLQDPLLSLLDKNTNTCILDLGCGNGYLANCLISQGFNAYGTDASEEGIHIARQASPGRFFIQDLSTGKLPEELQGLKFDTVISTEVIEHLYDPAGFIRFCKDSLNGKGELIITTPYHGYLKNLSLSLFNKWDLHLSPGWHGGHIKFWSKATLSRLLTDAGFTVTAFKGCGRVPYFWKSMIIKAKLN
- a CDS encoding glycosyltransferase family 4 protein → MKKLAIITTHPIQYYAPVFQLLHKRAKLDIRVFYTWGEASADKFDPGFNKKIKWDIPLLEGYSYEWVENTSKDPGTHHFKGIVNPGLVDQIKNWQPDALLIYGWGFQSHLKVLRYFKNKLPVFFRGDSTLLDEEKGVKAILKTIFLKWVYRHVDHAFYPGTNARNYFKKYGIDDEQLSFAPHAIDNGRFAAGGNEEALLLRRNLGIEDDEILVLFAGKFEEKKSPVLLLEAFLNLDKAGLHLLFAGNGPLEEQLILKAEKNSRVHFMDFQNQTQMPVVFKACDLFCLPSKGPGETWGLAINEAMAAGKAILASDKVGAAADLVIPGENGEIFNAGTIADLAEKLNKLICAGKNALAEMGRKSKNLVEKWTIEEQVNVIETAVDNG